In a single window of the Cupriavidus sp. P-10 genome:
- a CDS encoding integration host factor subunit beta, translating to MTKSELVEKLAARFPQLLLRDADISVKTILDAMSEALADGHRIEIRGFGSFGLNKRPPRVGRNPKSGERVLVPEKRVPHFKAGKELRERVDRSQPAPAGVNGHGHSAGTAQAVPGKAGSGAASAAPAAAAVLHEGGLNLVRS from the coding sequence ATGACCAAGTCGGAGCTCGTCGAAAAGCTGGCTGCCCGCTTCCCCCAGCTGCTGCTGCGGGACGCGGACATCTCGGTCAAAACGATACTCGACGCGATGTCCGAGGCGCTGGCCGATGGCCATCGCATCGAGATCCGCGGATTCGGCAGTTTTGGTCTGAACAAGCGTCCGCCTCGCGTGGGGCGCAATCCCAAGTCCGGCGAACGGGTGCTGGTGCCTGAAAAACGGGTACCGCACTTCAAGGCGGGCAAGGAATTGCGCGAACGGGTTGACCGCAGCCAGCCGGCGCCTGCGGGCGTCAATGGCCACGGCCATTCCGCCGGCACGGCCCAAGCCGTGCCAGGCAAGGCAGGCTCCGGTGCGGCTTCGGCTGCGCCTGCCGCTGCAGCGGTGTTGCACGAGGGCGGACTGAACCTGGTTCGCTCCTGA
- a CDS encoding LapA family protein: MKLFAWIVRIVVFVLLFVLALRNTADASLQLFFNAVWHAPLILILFAAFVLGAVAALASVAPGLMRQRMELAKLRRALTQVQAAAASASPQPAAGSAAAPRDARQPVPYNVVGPKV; this comes from the coding sequence ATGAAACTGTTCGCCTGGATCGTCCGTATCGTCGTATTCGTGCTGCTGTTTGTGCTGGCGCTGCGCAATACCGCCGACGCTTCGCTGCAGCTGTTTTTCAATGCCGTCTGGCACGCACCGCTGATCCTGATCCTGTTCGCCGCCTTCGTGCTTGGCGCGGTGGCGGCACTGGCCTCGGTCGCGCCCGGCCTGATGCGCCAGCGCATGGAACTGGCCAAGCTGCGCCGTGCGCTCACGCAGGTGCAGGCGGCCGCCGCATCCGCATCGCCGCAGCCGGCGGCTGGGAGCGCGGCCGCGCCGCGCGACGCCAGGCAGCCGGTCCCTTACAACGTAGTCGGCCCGAAAGTCTGA
- the lapB gene encoding lipopolysaccharide assembly protein LapB — translation MMFETWWLLALPLVFGLGWMAARFDVRQLISEQGALPRSYFKGLNFLLNEQPDKAIDAFIEVARLDPETTELHFALGALFRRRGETERAIRVHQNLANRPDLPEPEREHALYELGQDFLRAGLLDRAEESLRRLMSGPYAASAKRVLLELYEVEKEWQKAIDAARELQTLEQKSYSLQIAQFCCELAQDALQRKRPEDAVKWLNQAIAENPANVRAPILLGDVAAAAGDARAALGHWLGIEQQDAAYLPLVADRVVKAYASLQQEGTALEWLHGLLKGKLAPELLDTAYKAELETNGPEAAARLMREQLRRQPTLLALTKYFEAQAAATTVEAPAGADVPAEEVASDREQETGAIRDLLQARTRNLARYTCRECGFRARLFYWQCPGCNRWETYAPRRSETLG, via the coding sequence ATGATGTTTGAAACCTGGTGGCTGCTGGCGCTGCCACTTGTCTTTGGCCTTGGCTGGATGGCGGCGCGTTTCGACGTGCGGCAGCTCATCAGCGAGCAGGGCGCGCTGCCGCGCTCGTATTTCAAGGGCCTCAACTTCCTGCTCAATGAGCAACCCGACAAGGCCATCGACGCCTTTATCGAGGTCGCCCGCCTCGATCCCGAGACCACCGAACTCCACTTTGCCCTGGGTGCGCTGTTCCGCCGCCGGGGCGAGACCGAGCGCGCGATCCGCGTGCACCAGAACCTGGCGAACCGTCCCGACCTGCCCGAGCCCGAGCGCGAACATGCGCTTTATGAGCTGGGCCAGGATTTCCTGCGCGCCGGCCTGCTCGACCGCGCCGAGGAGTCGCTGCGCCGGTTGATGTCCGGCCCGTATGCGGCCTCGGCCAAGCGCGTGCTGCTCGAACTGTATGAAGTCGAGAAAGAGTGGCAGAAGGCCATTGACGCCGCGCGCGAGCTGCAGACGCTGGAGCAGAAGAGCTACAGCCTGCAGATCGCCCAGTTCTGCTGCGAACTGGCGCAGGACGCACTTCAGCGCAAGCGTCCCGAGGACGCGGTGAAATGGCTGAACCAGGCGATCGCGGAAAATCCGGCCAATGTGCGTGCCCCCATCCTGCTGGGCGACGTGGCCGCAGCCGCTGGCGACGCGCGCGCGGCGCTCGGCCACTGGCTGGGCATCGAACAACAGGACGCCGCTTATCTGCCGCTGGTTGCCGACCGCGTGGTCAAGGCCTATGCCAGCCTGCAGCAGGAAGGCACGGCGCTTGAGTGGCTGCACGGCCTGCTCAAGGGCAAGCTTGCGCCGGAACTGCTCGACACCGCCTACAAGGCGGAGCTGGAAACGAATGGCCCGGAAGCCGCGGCGCGCCTGATGCGCGAGCAGCTGCGGCGCCAGCCCACCCTGCTGGCGCTGACGAAGTATTTCGAGGCGCAGGCCGCCGCGACTACGGTCGAAGCACCTGCGGGCGCCGATGTTCCCGCAGAGGAAGTCGCCAGCGACCGCGAGCAGGAAACCGGCGCGATCCGCGACCTGTTGCAGGCGCGCACGCGCAACCTGGCGCGCTACACCTGCCGCGAATGCGGTTTCCGCGCGCGCCTGTTCTACTGGCAATGCCCGGGCTGCAACCGCTGGGAAACTTACGCGCCGCGGCGTTCCGAGACACTGGGCTGA
- a CDS encoding UDP-glucose dehydrogenase family protein produces the protein MKVTIIGSGYVGLVTGACLAELGNDVFCLDLDEQKIALLNAGGVPIYEPGLQELIQRNRAAGRLVFSTDVAASVEHADVQFIAVGTPPDEDGSADLKYVLAAARNIGRHMTGFKVVVDKSTVPVGTGDRVTAAIREELAARGLEDLQFSVVSNPEFLKEGAAVEDFMRPDRIVLGCNPDAAGRHAQATMRTLYAPFNRHHERTFYMDVRSAEFTKYAANSMLATRISFMNELANLADEVGADIELVRMGIGSDPRIGYSFLYAGAGYGGSCFPKDVQALMRTAADHGKPMRVLEAVEAVNGAQKRVLGEKIVRRFGDDLAGRTFAIWGLAFKPNTDDMREAPSRILARELASRGAALRVHDPVSMAEARRALESDLSDLPDAMARVSFHDNQMDALDGADALVIVTEWKVFRSPDFAQIKRRLKTPVIFDGRNLYEPQAMAETGVEYHAIGRAFRQGQPAVHDFANK, from the coding sequence ATGAAAGTCACCATTATCGGCAGCGGCTATGTCGGCCTCGTCACCGGAGCTTGCCTGGCGGAACTGGGCAACGATGTGTTCTGCCTCGACCTGGACGAACAGAAGATCGCGCTGCTCAATGCGGGCGGCGTACCGATCTACGAGCCGGGCCTGCAGGAGCTGATCCAGCGCAACCGCGCCGCTGGCCGCCTGGTTTTTTCCACCGACGTCGCCGCCAGCGTGGAGCATGCCGACGTGCAGTTCATCGCCGTCGGCACACCGCCGGACGAAGACGGCTCGGCTGACCTGAAGTACGTGCTGGCCGCCGCACGCAATATCGGCCGGCACATGACCGGCTTCAAGGTCGTAGTCGACAAATCCACCGTGCCGGTGGGCACGGGCGACCGCGTCACTGCCGCGATCCGCGAGGAACTGGCCGCGCGCGGACTGGAAGACCTGCAATTCTCCGTGGTGTCGAATCCGGAGTTCCTGAAGGAAGGCGCGGCGGTCGAGGACTTCATGCGCCCCGACCGCATCGTGCTGGGCTGCAACCCGGACGCCGCCGGCCGCCACGCGCAGGCCACCATGCGCACGCTGTACGCGCCGTTCAACCGCCACCATGAGCGCACGTTCTACATGGATGTGCGATCCGCGGAGTTCACCAAGTACGCCGCCAATTCGATGCTGGCCACGCGTATCTCTTTCATGAACGAACTGGCCAACCTGGCCGACGAGGTCGGCGCCGATATCGAACTCGTACGCATGGGCATCGGCTCCGATCCGCGCATCGGCTACAGTTTCCTGTATGCGGGCGCTGGTTACGGTGGTTCGTGCTTTCCCAAGGACGTGCAGGCGCTGATGCGCACCGCGGCCGACCATGGCAAGCCGATGCGCGTGCTCGAGGCGGTGGAGGCGGTCAACGGCGCGCAGAAGCGCGTGCTGGGCGAGAAGATCGTGCGCCGCTTCGGCGACGACCTTGCCGGCCGCACCTTTGCTATCTGGGGGCTGGCATTCAAGCCCAATACCGACGATATGCGCGAGGCGCCGTCGCGGATCCTGGCGCGGGAGCTGGCGTCGCGCGGCGCGGCACTGCGCGTGCACGACCCGGTATCGATGGCAGAAGCGCGCCGCGCGCTGGAGTCCGACCTGTCCGACCTGCCGGACGCGATGGCGCGCGTCAGCTTCCACGACAACCAGATGGATGCGCTGGACGGCGCCGACGCGCTGGTCATCGTGACGGAGTGGAAGGTATTCCGCAGCCCGGACTTCGCCCAGATCAAGCGGCGGCTGAAGACGCCGGTGATCTTCGACGGGCGCAACCTGTATGAGCCCCAGGCGATGGCCGAGACCGGTGTCGAGTACCACGCCATCGGCCGCGCGTTCCGGCAGGGGCAACCGGCGGTGCACGATTTCGCGAACAAATAG
- the rfaE1 gene encoding D-glycero-beta-D-manno-heptose-7-phosphate kinase: MNKTISQEQIRQSHILVVGDMMLDRYWFGDVERISPEAPVPVVQVKRSDERLGGAANVARNAAALGARVGMLGVVGDDEPARTLEALLAESHVEPYLHRDPKLNTTIKLRVVAHQQQLLRVDFENAPAHEVLAAVQDRFQGLVNDFQVLVLSDYGKGGLTHVARMIDAGRAAGRKVLIDPKGDDYSRYRGATLITPNRSEMRAVVGAWKTEADLTIRAQNLRRELQLEALLLTRSEEGMTLYTEAEVLHVSAQAREVYDVSGAGDTVIATLATMLGAGVPLKEAVQHANRAGAIVVGKLGTAVVTYPELFGAAP; the protein is encoded by the coding sequence ATGAACAAGACCATCTCGCAGGAACAGATCCGGCAGTCCCATATCCTGGTGGTCGGCGACATGATGCTGGACCGCTACTGGTTCGGCGACGTCGAACGCATCTCGCCGGAAGCCCCGGTGCCGGTGGTGCAGGTCAAGCGCAGCGACGAGCGCCTGGGTGGCGCCGCCAACGTGGCGCGCAACGCCGCCGCGCTGGGCGCGCGCGTGGGCATGCTGGGCGTGGTCGGCGACGACGAGCCGGCACGCACGCTGGAGGCGCTGCTGGCCGAGAGCCACGTCGAGCCCTACCTGCACCGCGATCCCAAGCTCAACACCACCATCAAGCTGCGCGTGGTCGCGCACCAGCAGCAGCTGCTGCGCGTGGACTTCGAGAATGCGCCGGCGCATGAAGTGCTGGCCGCGGTACAGGACCGGTTCCAGGGCCTGGTCAACGACTTCCAGGTGCTGGTGCTGTCCGACTACGGCAAGGGCGGCCTGACGCACGTCGCGCGCATGATCGACGCCGGCCGCGCGGCGGGCCGCAAGGTGCTGATCGATCCCAAGGGCGACGACTACTCGCGCTACCGCGGCGCCACGCTGATCACCCCCAACCGCTCCGAGATGCGTGCCGTGGTCGGCGCCTGGAAGACCGAGGCCGACCTCACCATCCGCGCGCAGAACCTGCGCCGCGAGCTGCAGCTCGAAGCCCTGCTGCTGACGCGTTCGGAAGAGGGCATGACGCTCTACACGGAAGCCGAAGTGCTGCACGTCTCGGCCCAGGCGCGCGAGGTCTATGATGTATCGGGTGCCGGCGATACCGTGATTGCCACCCTGGCTACCATGCTTGGCGCCGGCGTGCCGCTCAAGGAGGCCGTGCAGCATGCCAACCGCGCCGGCGCCATCGTGGTCGGCAAGCTCGGCACCGCCGTCGTCACCTACCCTGAATTGTTTGGCGCCGCCCCGTGA
- the rfaD gene encoding ADP-glyceromanno-heptose 6-epimerase — MTIIVTGAAGFIGSNLVKGLNDRGETNVIAVDNLTRADKFHNLVDCEISDYLDKEDFLERFARGQFGKVRAVFHEGACSDTMESDGRYMMENNYRYTLSLMESCLEQGAQFLYASSAATYGASQVFREDREFERPLNVYGYSKFLFDQIVRRRLPSALSQIVGFRYFNVYGPRENHKGRMASVAFHNFNQFRADGTVKLFGEYGGYGPGMQSRDFISVEDVVKVNLFFLGHPEKSGIFNLGTGRAQPFNDIAVTVVNTLREAEGRQRLSLEELVQEGLVEYVKFPDALRGKYQCFTQSDVSKLRSAGYNEAFLTVEEGVARYCRWLIERNG; from the coding sequence ATGACCATCATCGTGACCGGCGCCGCCGGCTTTATCGGCAGCAACCTTGTCAAGGGCCTGAACGACCGGGGCGAGACCAACGTCATCGCCGTCGACAACCTGACCCGTGCCGACAAGTTCCACAACCTCGTCGACTGCGAGATCTCCGACTACCTGGACAAGGAGGACTTCCTTGAGCGCTTTGCCAGGGGGCAGTTCGGCAAGGTCCGCGCGGTGTTCCACGAAGGCGCCTGCTCCGACACCATGGAGAGCGACGGGCGCTACATGATGGAGAACAACTACCGCTACACGCTGTCGCTGATGGAGAGCTGCCTGGAGCAGGGCGCGCAGTTCCTCTATGCCTCGTCGGCCGCGACCTACGGCGCTTCGCAGGTGTTCCGCGAGGACCGCGAGTTCGAGCGGCCGCTGAACGTGTACGGCTATTCCAAGTTCCTGTTCGACCAGATCGTGCGGCGCAGGCTGCCGTCAGCGCTGTCGCAGATCGTGGGCTTCCGATATTTCAACGTGTATGGTCCGCGCGAGAACCACAAGGGCCGCATGGCCTCGGTGGCCTTCCACAATTTCAACCAGTTCCGCGCCGACGGTACCGTGAAGCTGTTCGGCGAGTACGGCGGCTACGGTCCCGGCATGCAGAGCCGCGACTTTATCTCGGTCGAGGACGTGGTCAAGGTCAACCTGTTCTTCCTGGGCCATCCGGAGAAGTCCGGCATCTTCAACCTGGGTACCGGCCGGGCGCAGCCGTTCAACGACATCGCCGTCACCGTGGTCAACACGCTGCGCGAGGCCGAAGGCAGGCAGCGCCTGTCGCTGGAAGAGCTGGTGCAGGAAGGCCTGGTCGAGTACGTCAAGTTCCCGGACGCGCTGCGCGGCAAATACCAGTGCTTTACGCAGTCCGATGTGTCGAAGCTGCGCAGTGCCGGCTACAACGAAGCCTTCCTGACGGTCGAGGAAGGCGTGGCGCGCTACTGCCGCTGGCTGATCGAGCGCAACGGCTGA
- a CDS encoding ComEA family DNA-binding protein, with product MFKHWVWQLVRRFSLLAAMCLCAGGAAYAAIDVNTADEAALTSVKGVGPATARNIVDERNKRGPYKDAADLAERVSGVGPKSVARLQEGGLVFGAAGAAPAPAAKPAKAAVAPAAGAAKAAR from the coding sequence ATGTTCAAGCATTGGGTCTGGCAACTCGTCCGTCGATTTTCCCTGTTGGCTGCGATGTGCCTGTGCGCGGGCGGGGCGGCGTATGCCGCCATCGACGTCAATACGGCCGACGAGGCCGCGCTGACTTCGGTAAAGGGCGTTGGCCCTGCCACCGCGCGCAACATAGTCGATGAGCGCAACAAGCGCGGGCCTTACAAGGATGCCGCCGACCTCGCGGAGCGCGTCAGCGGGGTGGGGCCGAAGTCCGTGGCCAGGCTGCAGGAAGGAGGGCTGGTGTTCGGCGCCGCTGGCGCTGCGCCGGCCCCCGCGGCCAAGCCCGCCAAGGCGGCTGTCGCGCCGGCTGCCGGCGCCGCCAAGGCAGCGCGCTGA
- a CDS encoding solute carrier family 23 protein, translated as MANGEDAGFLPKWRLKTEGVIGPDERLPAGQTLLAGIQHVVAMFGSTAIAPILMGFNPNIAILFSGIGTLIFFLCVRGRVPSYLGSSFAFIAVVIAATGYAGSGPNLNIPVALGGIIAAGALYTVIGLVVQAVGYAWVEKLMPPVVTGAIVAAIGLNLAPVAVKAVSGASLDTWVGLLTVLAVGLVAVRAPGMLGRLPVLIGGLAGYVAYYVGTNVMGLGKPIDFSSVAAASWFGLPAFTAPVFEASAMLLIAPVAIVLVAENLGHIKAIGVMTGRNLDPYIGRAFIGDGIATMLSASGGGTGVTTYAENMGVMAVTKIYSTLIFVVAAAVAILLGFSPKFGALILTIPGPVIGGLTIVVFGLIAATAGRIWVQNKVDFSSSRNLITVGATLTVAAGDLTLKLGGMTLGGIGTATFGCILLYHLLGEGNHEAD; from the coding sequence ATGGCGAATGGCGAGGACGCGGGTTTCCTGCCGAAATGGCGGCTCAAGACCGAAGGGGTGATCGGGCCCGACGAACGGCTGCCGGCGGGGCAGACGCTGCTGGCCGGCATCCAGCACGTGGTGGCGATGTTCGGCTCGACCGCCATCGCGCCGATCCTGATGGGCTTCAATCCCAATATCGCCATCCTGTTTTCCGGTATCGGCACGCTCATCTTCTTCCTGTGCGTGCGCGGCCGGGTGCCCAGCTACCTCGGTTCCAGCTTTGCCTTTATCGCCGTGGTGATCGCCGCTACCGGCTACGCCGGCAGCGGCCCCAACCTTAATATCCCGGTGGCATTGGGCGGCATCATCGCCGCGGGCGCGCTCTATACGGTGATCGGCCTGGTGGTGCAGGCGGTGGGCTACGCCTGGGTGGAAAAACTGATGCCGCCGGTGGTCACCGGCGCGATCGTCGCGGCCATCGGGCTGAACCTGGCCCCGGTCGCGGTCAAGGCCGTCAGCGGCGCGTCGCTCGACACCTGGGTGGGTCTGCTCACGGTGCTGGCCGTGGGGCTGGTCGCGGTGCGCGCGCCAGGCATGCTCGGCCGCCTGCCGGTGCTGATCGGCGGACTGGCGGGGTACGTTGCCTACTATGTGGGCACTAACGTGATGGGGCTGGGCAAGCCGATCGACTTCTCCAGCGTCGCCGCGGCCAGCTGGTTCGGCTTGCCTGCGTTCACCGCGCCGGTGTTCGAGGCCAGCGCCATGCTGCTGATCGCCCCGGTGGCGATCGTGCTGGTGGCCGAGAACCTGGGCCATATCAAGGCCATTGGTGTGATGACGGGCCGCAACCTCGATCCGTATATCGGCCGCGCGTTTATCGGCGACGGCATCGCGACCATGCTGTCGGCCAGCGGCGGCGGCACCGGCGTGACCACCTATGCCGAAAACATGGGCGTGATGGCGGTCACCAAGATCTACTCCACGCTGATCTTCGTGGTGGCGGCAGCGGTCGCCATCCTGCTGGGCTTTTCGCCCAAGTTCGGTGCGCTGATCCTGACCATCCCGGGGCCGGTGATAGGCGGCCTGACCATCGTGGTGTTCGGCCTGATCGCCGCGACCGCGGGCCGGATCTGGGTGCAGAACAAGGTGGACTTCTCCAGCTCGCGCAACCTGATCACAGTCGGCGCCACGCTGACGGTGGCCGCGGGCGACCTGACGCTGAAGCTGGGCGGCATGACGCTGGGTGGCATCGGTACCGCGACCTTTGGCTGCATCCTGCTGTATCACCTGCTGGGTGAAGGCAACCACGAGGCCGACTGA
- the cysM gene encoding cysteine synthase CysM, whose product MAYKTIEDTIGNTPLVRLQRIPGADNDARGNVILGKLEGNNPAGSVKDRPAVSMIARAEARGRIKPGDTLIEATSGNTGIALAMAAAIRGYKMVLIMPEDLSLERRQSMAAYGAEIVLTPVKGGMEYARDLADAMEREGKGVILDQFANPDNPQAHYEGTGPEIWRDTDGRVTHFVSAMGTTGTITGVSRYLKEQNPAIQVIGAQPAEGSRIPGIRKWPEAYLPKIYDPSHIDRTEPVSQSDAEHMARRMAAEEGIFCGISAAGALCVALRIAEEVENATIVFVVCDRGDRYLSTGVFPA is encoded by the coding sequence ATGGCTTACAAGACTATTGAAGACACCATCGGCAATACGCCGCTGGTCAGACTGCAGCGCATTCCCGGTGCCGACAACGACGCGCGCGGCAATGTGATCCTCGGCAAGCTGGAAGGCAACAACCCCGCCGGTTCGGTCAAGGACCGCCCGGCGGTATCGATGATTGCCCGCGCCGAGGCGCGCGGCCGCATCAAGCCGGGCGATACGCTGATCGAGGCCACCTCGGGCAATACCGGCATCGCGCTGGCCATGGCAGCCGCCATCCGCGGCTACAAGATGGTGCTGATCATGCCCGAGGACCTGAGCCTGGAGCGCCGGCAGAGCATGGCGGCCTATGGTGCCGAGATCGTGCTGACCCCGGTGAAGGGCGGCATGGAATACGCCCGTGATCTGGCGGACGCGATGGAGCGCGAAGGCAAGGGCGTCATCCTTGACCAGTTCGCCAACCCGGACAACCCGCAAGCCCATTACGAAGGTACCGGCCCCGAGATCTGGCGCGATACCGACGGCCGTGTCACCCATTTTGTTTCGGCAATGGGCACGACCGGCACCATCACCGGTGTGTCGCGCTATTTGAAGGAGCAGAACCCGGCGATCCAGGTCATTGGCGCCCAGCCGGCCGAAGGGTCGCGCATCCCTGGCATCCGCAAGTGGCCGGAAGCCTACCTGCCCAAGATCTACGACCCCAGCCACATCGACCGTACCGAGCCGGTGAGCCAGTCCGATGCCGAGCACATGGCGCGCCGCATGGCGGCAGAAGAGGGCATCTTCTGCGGCATATCGGCGGCCGGCGCATTGTGCGTGGCGCTGCGGATCGCCGAGGAAGTGGAGAACGCCACCATCGTGTTCGTGGTGTGCGACCGCGGCGACCGCTACCTGTCGACCGGCGTGTTCCCTGCCTGA
- the mltB gene encoding lytic murein transglycosylase B — MTDTQRSLRRPLLGAALSAAALGLCGLSPSLLAAGKRRVNVREEEIEPGRYRDNPQTRAFIDEMVGRHGFDRGTLQDWFGQAVYSSTVVRLIMPPTTTGRKSWRAYRSRFIEPIRINAGVRFWQDNRDTLRRAEAEFGVPASVIVGIIGVETIYGRDMGTFRVLDSLSTLAFDYPDTPNRAARSTLFRNQLADYLLWCRDTRTDVYSVLGSYAGAIGIPQFMPTSLREYAIDYDNNGRIDLRNSPTDAIGSVARFLQLHGWEPGRPVAWRIAGDSGSLGVATAAADGEPWPTRTLNQLTRAGLRVDEPIDTAREGETGVLVVDLPTPDQPTEYLLGLRNFYVLTRYNRSFFYALAVYQLGEAVKAAMG; from the coding sequence ATGACCGACACCCAGCGCTCACTGCGACGCCCCCTGCTGGGCGCCGCGCTTTCCGCTGCCGCACTCGGACTCTGCGGCCTCTCTCCCAGCCTTCTCGCTGCCGGTAAGCGCCGCGTCAATGTGCGTGAAGAAGAAATCGAACCCGGCCGCTACCGCGACAACCCGCAAACCCGCGCCTTCATCGATGAAATGGTGGGGCGCCACGGCTTCGACCGCGGCACGCTGCAGGACTGGTTCGGCCAGGCGGTCTATTCCTCGACCGTGGTGCGGCTGATCATGCCGCCAACCACCACCGGCCGCAAAAGCTGGCGCGCCTACCGCTCGCGCTTTATCGAGCCGATCCGCATCAATGCCGGCGTGCGCTTCTGGCAGGACAACCGCGACACGCTGCGCCGCGCCGAAGCCGAATTCGGCGTGCCGGCCTCGGTGATCGTCGGCATCATCGGCGTAGAGACCATCTATGGCCGCGACATGGGCACGTTCCGCGTGCTCGATTCGCTGTCGACGCTGGCCTTCGACTACCCCGACACGCCGAACCGCGCCGCGCGCTCCACGCTGTTCCGCAACCAGCTGGCCGATTACCTGCTGTGGTGCCGCGATACGCGCACCGACGTGTACTCGGTGCTGGGTTCATACGCTGGCGCGATCGGCATCCCGCAGTTCATGCCGACCAGCCTGCGCGAATACGCCATCGACTACGACAACAACGGCCGCATCGACCTGCGCAACAGTCCCACCGATGCGATCGGCAGCGTGGCGCGCTTCCTGCAGCTGCACGGCTGGGAACCGGGCCGGCCGGTGGCATGGCGCATTGCCGGCGACAGCGGCAGCCTGGGCGTCGCCACTGCGGCAGCGGATGGCGAGCCGTGGCCAACGCGCACGCTTAACCAGCTGACCCGCGCAGGCCTGCGCGTGGATGAGCCCATCGATACGGCGCGCGAAGGCGAGACCGGCGTGCTGGTGGTCGATCTGCCCACGCCGGACCAGCCGACCGAGTACCTGCTGGGCCTGCGCAACTTCTATGTGCTGACGCGCTATAACCGCAGCTTTTTCTACGCACTGGCGGTGTATCAACTGGGCGAAGCGGTCAAGGCGGCGATGGGCTGA
- a CDS encoding histone deacetylase family protein: MPTGYYTHPEFQRHEMGHFHPECPERLQAIEDHLISHGLDGLLERREPTPATREQIERVHRADYVDSLESTSPASGYYPIDPDTSMNAHTLSAARLAAGAAVAATDAVISGEFENAFCCVRPPGHHAEPDRAMGFCFFNNVAIAARHALQAHGLERVAIIDFDVHHGNGTESAFRGDEHVLMCSFFQHPFYPYSGTEHLASNMANIPLPAYTNGMAVREVVETIWLPRLHEFRPQMLFISAGFDAHREDDLGQMGLVEQDYAWITGQLVDVARTHAQGRIVSCLEGGYNLSALGRSVLAHLKVLLER, from the coding sequence ATGCCGACAGGCTATTACACGCACCCAGAGTTCCAGCGGCACGAGATGGGGCATTTCCATCCCGAGTGTCCGGAACGCCTGCAGGCGATCGAGGATCACCTGATTTCGCACGGGCTGGACGGGCTGCTGGAGCGCCGCGAGCCTACGCCAGCGACGCGCGAGCAGATCGAGCGCGTGCACCGGGCCGACTATGTCGATTCGCTGGAAAGCACCAGCCCGGCCAGCGGCTACTACCCCATCGACCCGGATACTTCGATGAACGCCCACACCCTGAGCGCGGCCAGGCTGGCCGCCGGCGCCGCGGTGGCAGCGACCGATGCGGTGATCTCGGGCGAGTTCGAGAACGCCTTCTGCTGCGTGCGCCCGCCTGGCCACCATGCCGAGCCTGACCGCGCCATGGGCTTCTGCTTCTTCAACAACGTGGCCATTGCCGCACGCCACGCGCTGCAGGCGCACGGGCTGGAACGCGTCGCCATCATCGATTTCGATGTCCACCATGGCAACGGCACCGAGTCGGCCTTCCGCGGCGACGAGCATGTGCTGATGTGCAGTTTCTTCCAGCACCCGTTCTACCCATACAGCGGCACCGAGCACCTTGCATCCAATATGGCGAACATCCCGCTGCCGGCCTACACCAATGGCATGGCGGTGCGCGAGGTGGTCGAGACCATCTGGCTGCCGCGCCTGCATGAGTTCCGCCCGCAGATGCTGTTCATCTCCGCCGGCTTCGACGCGCACCGCGAGGACGACCTGGGGCAGATGGGGCTGGTGGAACAGGACTATGCATGGATTACCGGCCAGCTTGTCGACGTGGCGCGCACGCACGCGCAGGGGCGCATCGTCAGCTGCCTGGAAGGCGGCTACAACCTGAGCGCGCTCGGGCGCAGCGTGCTGGCCCACCTGAAAGTCCTGCTGGAACGATAG